The following is a genomic window from Mustela erminea isolate mMusErm1 chromosome 14, mMusErm1.Pri, whole genome shotgun sequence.
CCCAGGAACAGGCTGAGCTCCCAGGAGACACCTTCAAGCCCCAGTGCCACCCGAGGTGGGTGGCGGCAGTCCCGGGGAAACCAGCATAATTCACTAATACAGGTTTAGGACGATCTGAGGACGACCTCCAGTGGCGAGGTGCCAGCCACAGAaaccaggctggggtggggggcaggggcaggtccTGGAGGCCCCCTCCAGATCCGCAGCCAAGGCACAATTGGAGTTTCCCACCTGGCCTGTCCCAAATGCCGCCGGGTCTGTTGGCCAAGTCACTGAGGTGCCCACACGGGGTTCAGCTTTCTTGCTTCTGGTCCCAGGCCTGGTGCACCTGTGCccgctggcttccctgctccgtGCGGGTCCCTGCCAGACCTTGCCTGCCAGCCAGCGGGGGACAGCCCGGAAGGGAGCACGGCAGAGCGCACGAATTCTGCAGGGTTTAAcgtcctcccccctccccctccccctctccctttcccctttgtcTTCATCCCACCACTCATCCACACCCAGGCTGGATggacccctgcccccccaccaccattaGTTCTTTTTCTCCAGGTAGTTGGAGGGCACCCAGCCTTTGAAGGGCTTTGCCCCATCCAGGATCTGGCAGTACCACCAGCCGTTGGGGTTCCTCTCCAGGACCTCCATGGACACACCCTCCTGGAAGCCCGCCGTCTCCTCGTCCCCCTCATAGTCCGCGATGGAGACATATACGTCTTTGAGGTTGTTGTGGATGAACTGGGACTTCTCGATGGGCTTGGGGCGCACGGGGGACACAGGGATGCCGTTGCGCTGGCCGGGCAGCAGGGGCGTGTCTGAGCCCTGGCTGGCAGCCCGTTCGGGCAGGCGGCCCTTGGCCTCTGCGGCGGCCGAGCGAGCGGTGCTGAAGGAGGAGTTCCGGCGGACGCCTCGGAGCCCGTCGGTGGCCGTGAGCGACTCATTCCTCCGCAGGGCACAGGACAGGTTGTTGTCCTTGGGGGGCGGGGACACGAACACCGACTGAGGCCTCACAGCCACCTGCCGCACACCGTTCCTCAGCTTCACTGCGCTGGCAGCAGAGGTCTTGCTGAACCCCCCAGGGGGCTTGGAGGGGATGGGCGGCGTGGCCCTCTTGTTCTGGTTGACGGTGTTCAACGCTTGGACCCGCTTCTCGATCTTCTCCAGGCTGTCGGACTTGCCCTCGTGCTGCTTGTTTTTGGGGCTTACCGTGTCTGGCTCTTTGCCAGCGGGGTCGGGTTGCTCGTTCTCGCCGAGCACCAGATAGTGGGAAGGAGCCCAGCCCTCCAGCTCTCCAAACCTCACGTACCACCAGCCACTTTCCAGCTTCTCGAGCACCTGGACCTCCACGCCTGCGGGGAAGCTGATCTCCGAGTCCTGGACTTTCTGGTAGGCACTACACGTTGTGTAGGAGGTGGCCTGCCCTTCTGGTCCCTTTTTGGTGGGACACGGGGGTGTGGCGGCTGGGGGGGTAATGTGGTCAGCAGAGCCTCTTCGGGACCCCTCACTGGAACCTTCAAAGGCTGTCTGGGGGGGCAGCTCTGAATCCTCGCTCTTTGAGCCCTTGAGACCACCTCGGAGCTGGCCTGTGGGTCTCAGCTGACGCCGTAAAGTGCTGATGTCCATCTTCTCCTGACTCTGGGACTCTGCTCGGTTCAGGAACGGCTTGGGCCGGACTGACGGCTTGGCCCGGGCACACGAGGTCAGCCCCGCTTTCAGGTCGGCATCCCGCTTTGGCCCGACTGGGGGGGTGCCACGGATGCCTGCGTCCGAGGCGGAACGGGGCTTCAGGTCCCCGCTGTTCTtggacaaggaggaggaagaggaggaggaggaacaggtggtgttgatggtgatggaggaggaggaggccgagGAGTGGTTCTTTCCTAGTTCCGCCTGGGCATTCTTCTCCGCCTTGAGCTTCAGGAGGGAGGACGACTTGGGGGAGCCCGATCTGGGGGAGTTTTTCCTGGCCAGGGATAGAGGGGAGCCCCCCGGGGACTGGCTGTCCCGGGAGGAGCGTCTGGCTGACAGGGCGTCCTCCGCACACGGCCGGAAGCCTTCGTTCTCATAGATGGTCTCCTCCTCTGGCGCCACGTCCTCTGAAGAGCCGCCCACCCGAAAGCGGGCCCGCTGCAGCGAGGAGGCGGGTGAGGGCCTGTGGGCCTGGCTGGGCCGCCTGTCTCCTGAGCCGCTGTCCTCcgtgggctcctcgctcagctcTGGCTCTGAGTCGAAGCCGAAGGCGGGGATGTCATACTCGGGTTCCTCGTACTTGAGCTTCAGTGGGGAGTCCTGGCTCTCCGCAGAGCCCGCAGGGCCCTCCTCAGCCTCCTTGGGCTTGCTGGGGGGTGCAGGGGGGGGTACCTTGGGCCGGGTCAGCGTGCTGGTCCGGCGGCTCAGGTTGGGCTTCTTGCGCTTATCGATGTAGGATGCGGGGGCCCAGCCCTCCTTCTCACCGATCTGCACGTACCACCATCCGCCTGAGTTCTTATCGATGacctgggggagggcagagcagaCCAGTGAGCCGGGACGATCGCTGGGCCCTACAGCCTGCCAGGCTAGGACGTAGGGTCTTCATTTCACAGCTGAGCCAAGTGAGCTGCTGAGCAAGTGACCCAGGGTAATACGTGTTGGGCTGGAATTCAAACCCGGGTCCCTATCACCTCCTTCCACTGCCCCAGGCCCTCTCCCCTGGTCCTCCAAGTCTCCATCACCaccccttttcttttattcatccaCAGACCCCTTTTCTCCCCCTAGACTATGTACTTAGAGGACCTACCGCTTCTGGTCCCTACAGAATCCAACTTGCGAAAGGCTCCATGGgtacaaaaaaaatgttttccactgCTCCTCATCCTACCCCCAGTACTGCTAGGTCCTCCATTGGTGAGCACAGAAAAGGGGTCTCAGGTCAGAAGAGAATAGGAAGATGCAGGTGAGCTGAACTGGGAAGTGGGGCCTGTGCCCAGAGCCACCCTGCACAGCTCCTCCCTGCTGTCCCTACTGCCTGTGGTCATTTCACTACATGTGGGATCCCAATAAAATCCCACTGGCTGGAAGGATTTCTTTGGGTTAAATGATTTCCTGTGAGAGGGATGAGGGTCTTTTAGTCATTTCCATATTAGTATAAACTAGTTCAAGGAGCTTCATTCTTAACTACAATTTGAGATCAGCTAAAGGCCAGGAGTGCGATGCTGGTTGTGGTGCTGTATTTGGACTGGGGAACATAAAGGGAAGATAATTTGGGGTTGTGGGACACTCCTGGAGAAAGAGgtatttgggggttggggggagcatgAAAAACTGGCACCAGGGCAAGAGGAGCAGGTGAGCTTTGGAGGCTCTCCTGGAAACCTAGGCACCACTGACAGAATGGCTTCTGCACGTTCCAAATTCAGTTCCAAATTCAAGACATGTGATTGAAAACATTCACACCGGGGACACCATCCCCAGAGGCGGAGGCTGCCCGAGGGCTCTTGGGACAGCGGCGGCGGAGGGGGGGGGTCTTAATTGGATTTAACCGCATTACTACACAGAGTCACTCCAGAGAACTGACCCACATCACAGATCTCTGCCCCCTGCAAGGGCCACAAAGCAGAAGCTCCTAAATGccagactggggggtgggggagcaccaCAGGGTCTGTTACCACCCTGGCAAAGACAAGTAATCAAAGACCGGGGAGAGAAGTGACCGTATCAAAGGCCAGAAGTGCCTGTGGTGTAGACGTGGCCAGAACCCAGGTCTTTAGTACTTCGTGCTAATGGAGTGCTTCAGAATCTTGGCTCCCAAGGTGCTTCTAGGAGACAAAGTGTGCTGGGGCCCAGTAGGTCTGGGCAATGCTGCTATTCTAGTCCCCTCCTCTTAGAGATGCACACAGTGACATCCCTATAGCATAGGCTCTGATAAGTTCTGCAGTGAAAACCATACAACTGGGTAGATTTTGTGTAACCCACTGTCCTTCAAACCTATTCAGCCACAGAAGACCCTCGTGTCCAGGTGCCTCCATGACCAGCGCCCGCCGCCAGCTTTGGGAAATGCTGCTGTGAGGGCAGCGCTGGGTGGAGACAGGAGTCCTGGAGTCTGGCCCTGACCATGGCACAGAATGGCTTAAGGCCAATTTTTATCCCCACGGTCTTGCTTTTGTAtctttcctgccccccacccccctgccatgTTGCCAGCCAGGCATAAATGGGAACCACAGCAGGTCTTTGAGCGGCATGACTTAAAACCCTCAGACTCACCTCCGCCTTCTGTCCGCCCCGAAAGCTGATGCCATCAGAGATACATGACTGGAATTCGGCAATGGTGTAATACTCCACCTCAACAGAAGGGGGCTCTGGCGGCTTCGGCAGCTGGAACCCCTAAGGCAGGGAAGGGCTCAGTGAGCAAAAGCCACCTGAAGGGCAGTAGAGGCCGAACGTGGTGTGTCCAACCAGGCACAGGAACTCAGGCCTGAGAAAGGATCTGTCACCTGAGGCTCAGGCCGTCTCCCCCAGGAGACTGTTCTCCTGAGCAGGCTTTCCACTAATACCAATGATTCATTTGAAACGCCTCAGAGCTTCAAAATGATCTTTAGTAACAGTAATTTCTACCCCGACATCTCTGAGGTCCAGTTCATAGATGCTTCAGTGGCCAAGTCCccacagtaaaattaaaaatcagggaAGCCATTGTAACAAAGCCTGTGCCAAGTGCCCTGTGGGAAGAGAGCCACATCCTTAGATTGAGGAGAAGGGCTGCAGGGTGACATCTGGCATCTctttggggaggtgggaggggtgtAAGGGGGCGTGGAGATGGGTGAGGAGAGCCCATAGTGGGTCATCGCGATGATGCCAAATGGCCAGGCAAGCACTGACTAAAACTGACCCTCTGTTCTGTGGGTAGGTTAGAATGTGCTGGACTGGTAACACTGATCCCAAGCATCATGGTCAACGACATTCAGAATTTGGCTGTGGCCATGGCTTCTGAGCCTTGTTCGTTTACTTTACAAACATTTTTTGCGCATCTTCTGGGTGCCAGACATTGGTCCAGGGCACCGAGCATTTAACAGTGAACCACGAGGACTGCCTCCTTGTCCCCATGAAGCAGACACCCCAGTTTCATCTGGTCTCTGCTCTCATCAAAACAGATTTCATGCCGCCCTATTACTTTCGGTAGGTCCCAGTATCATACAAAGGggttaaagcaaaacaaacaaaaagtgtggggggagggcgagcgggaagggggagggaagcagctgTGGTGTAACAGGAAGACCTCAAAAGACCTCGGCCTTACAGTTGGACACATGTGGGCTCTCATCCCAGCTCGGCAACgcaccagctgtgtggccttgggcaaagcctgtgacctctctgagtctcgatttcttgtctgtgaaatgggtcaTGAAGAGGAGGACTGAGCTATATACATAACTTCTGGTCCAGCCAAGGACATAGGAAGCGCTCCACAAATAGAAGCCAGAGCTGACCATTCCTTCTACAAAACCTTCCTATGGCTTGGAACCTTCTGCATCCCTCACGGCTCGGCCTGTCCAAACCTTGCCAGTCACAGCCCAGCTGCCCTGGGTCATAGTGAGTGAAGGGCAGGAGAGAGCTGGTCTGAGGGACCGGATGCAGTTCAGGCACTTGCCCTGCCCTGGTGTCGGGCCCTGAAGGCATGTGCGTGAGTGGATGTGGCTCAGGCCCCGGCCCAGCCCTGAGCCCCGCCAGGTGGGGTTCAGCCGTGTCTGGCTGGGAACAGCAGCCCTGTGGCCACAAGCCCCGCCTCAGGTCCGTGTGGAAAGAATGACCCCATTCTTCCCAAAATTGAGTCTGCCTGAAAATAATCTGCTGAAGCTGAGAGACGGGAGGACAGGAGAAAGCACCATTTAGTCATGGAAAACTCGAGGGGACCATGACACAGGAGCTTCCCTGGGGCTTCTGGCTAGGGCAGGGGGTGGTCCCATCCCCATGGGACTAATGCTCAAAACCCACTTACTGATGACCCACTCTCCAGAGACGgctgctctcccctctccagggcagaggtcacgatcctggggacCCTTGCCACTAAGCCCAGCAAGACTTCTGAGACCTTTCTCCACATGGTGTGGCAGGCAGTCCCTCTGAGAGCTGACACGGGAAACAGAAACCCTCACACACCACCCCACTTCCTCCTTCCCGCAGCCCTAGCCGATGGCTGCCACCGTCCCCATCACAGAGGTGAGGAAATTCAGCTTCGCAGAAGGTAACGGACTTGCCTTGGGTCTCGCTGTTCCCAAGTGTCAGAAGTGGACTGTGAATCCACGCCCGGCAGGCTTGAAGCCCTTCTTTCCACTGCACCCCACTGCCCCCGAGGAGAGTTCTCTGTACTAGAGCTCCCGGCCTGCCCAGCATCACCGCCGCCTAAGCCCAGGACCCCGAGTATATACATCCGCTTCCCTCATGTCTGGACCCCGGGACCCCCCCCCTCCAGGAGCCAGGGACCCCAGCAAGTTGAGCCCCTCACGTTCGGCACACGCGAGTCCTGGCTATGTACCCCAACCGGACGGTGCTCACTgggctgctctctctcctcctccccgaCCCCGGCATCCACCGCAGCCATTGGCTACTCCTGGGCCAGGAAGGCGGAGCCGAAAGGCTTCCAGGCGCACATGGACAGCCGCCCCGTTTCCAGCCCCTGGCAGTGCCCTGGCCGGACACTCCCGCTGGCCAGTCTAAATGTTTATGTCTGCCAGTGTAGTGGCTGCGATGGACTGACTTAGCTTTGGAGCGCAGCGGGTTTCTGAATATAAACTGTCCAGCGAGGGCCCTGGGATGGCTGAGATCCCCaggctttcctctctgccccGGCCCCACAAAGCTGGCAGCCCAGTAGGGCTCTGGAAAACCCCTGGACTGATGGGCACTGAAAGGAGACCGTCAACGAACTGGAGCCGACACGGCGCACCCCCGGAGGCGgcaagaaaacaggagaaattcAGTGCACGCACCAGGCTGGATTCTCTGCGAGGTGGCGGCCTTGTCCTTAGGTTCGGGGAGCCTAGAACAAGAAACATGGCTTCAGAAAGCCCAGCCGGATGATGGGCAACAAACCGTGCTGGACCCTGCCTTCCCCAGGTGCAACCCCCTCCTGATCCTGGGAAGTTCCTGGTTCTGTCCCACAGGCTGGAAGAACCTGTGCTCTCAGGCACTACAGTTTCTTCACCGGGAAAACCATGGATCTTTAAGCTTCCTTGGCTGGGTTTCCCCTGACACCCAGGGGATCCGCGAACCCTCTAAAATGATGTGTGTGTTTCAAAATGTACAGACACAGCGGCATTTTTCAGGGGAAAGGGTAAGTAGCTCCATCAGATTTTCAAAGTCAGGAGCAGAGACTGTGTCTGTTTTTCACTCACTGCCAAGTCCTTAGAAGCTGGCACGGTGCCAGGCAAGAGTGGGTGCCCCAGAAACACTTCCCGACTGACTGTCCAAAAGGTTTCAAGCACAAGAGCTCACTTAAAACCAAGTTCAGAACTTAACCGAAAAACAGCCTTCCTCCAGATTTTGAGGATGGCTGGACATAAACAGAAGCTGGTCTCTTATAACATAGGACAGTTTAACCTTGAACTCAAGATGCCGTTGagccagagaagggcagagattGGGAGGGGGCCAGACAGCTGGGTTTCTTAAGGACGGGGATTGTCCTGAAGAATGCCCTCTCGGACTGCTCGGGGAGAGGTAAAGCCATTCCTTCCAAGTCTCTTCGGCTTCCAGTAACTGGCAGGAGGTGGCCgggaaggaggaaaggcaggcTAAGGCCGGGAAAGAGGTTCTACTGGCTGTCAGTCTGTCAAGCAGCCTTGCGCAGGGTGCGGGCCTATTTCCCAGCCTGGGGGATACCCTGGTCTGTAAGGTGACCACTCCTAGCTCTCTCTTAGGGAAGGAGGGGCCACCACCAGCTCACGTACCCCTGTCACTGACCTTCAGTGCAAGGGTCGTGAGGAATGGCTTTGTCTGCTCACGATCCGCATGAAACAAGCCCACAGAGTGAGGCTAGGGTCAGGGTCGGTCTAGATCTCAGGAAGAAAATGGGACGGGGGTCCCTGCACCCTGTGACCACTTTCTAAAAGAGCTGCGTGGGGAGGCCACGGGGGCCAGGGAGGCTCTTACTGATCTGGGCCCTCTGCGGGGCAATCCTGGCCACGGCTGGTGAGCCCTGGGCCAGCTTGGAGACGCTCCTCTCGGGGACGCCCAGGGCACTGCCATTGGAAGCATTACAGAGGATGGGCAGGCTGATCTCCTTCTTGGTGATAGGGGCCTCAGGGCCCTCGCCTTCGGCCGGCGGAGTCTCCTTATCCCCCGACGCCTTCTTGTTCAGCAGGTTGCTGATCTCCATGATGTTCCCGATGATCTCCACTGGGCCTGCCAGGTTTTTCTTGCGTGCGGGCAGGTCGTCCTTGGCCTTCTTCAGGTAAGAGGCTGGCGCCCAGCCCTCTTTGCCCAGGTacctgtggggaggggtgggacaTGGCATCTCCCGAGCACTGCTGCCTGACCTCACACCCCAGGCTCCATCTGGCTCAGCCCAGCTGAGCCTTTTATATCGTGTTTCCCGAGACACCTGGCAATGCCACTACTCTGGAGGGAAGTGGAACTGAGGGCAGGTGGCAAGGACACATAGAACACcagttcttcctctctgcctccttgctctctgcctgatCTTTCTCAGTGTGGGTTCTCATGCTCTGCAAAGCCAGGCAAACGTAGGACCTCAGGATCAGAAGAGTCTTCGGATTCTGAGCTGCCCCAAAGGTAGACTTCCCTGTGGCCTGCTCCCTCACAGCAGAGAGAGCAGCTCTAGAGAGAAGACAAGAGCAGGTGTGAATGCCGTGCATTAGCTGGCTGGCCCCTGGAAAAGGGTCGTGatcagagaggatgaagcagCAGCACAGGTAGGAGAAGGCGGGAGCCCCAAGTTCTGGCCTCTGGTCCCTTGAACAAGTCTCCACCCTGGagctccatttttttctcttctgcaaactCTAGGGGTAGAGTAGCTGCAAAAATTTATCTAGAAAGATAGATATATTGAGACCAACTAGGAAGAGGCCTATAAAGAAGGATGACCCAGTGGATAAGATACCAGTGCTACTGCGGGGTGATGGACAGATCAAGTTCACAGAACAAATCCAAAAACAGACTGATGCCAAAGGCAACATTTCAGGGAtgccgaggtggctcagtcagtgaagtgtctgcctctggctcaggtcatggtgtcagggtcctgggatcaaggcccacatcaggctccctgctcagaggggagtctgtttctccctctccaccacccctctgcctactgtgtgctctctctctcacataaataagtaaaatcttaaaaaaaacaagaaaggtaaCACTGCAAATTAGTCGTAGGGATGGTATCAATAGTCCGATGGCATCATAGGTAGGGATGAGGTATCAATAACCCACTTGGAGATGACAGATTACCCAATTAGGAAAAGCAAGTTATGATCCTGGCCTCACACCgtagagcaaaataaaaaatgcaagttgTGAATATTTGCTTTATCTTGGGGGTTGAGAAAATCTTTCTTAATAGGACTCCAAAAGCCAAAACCATAAATGGAATGACTAAAAGCACAtgactggataaaatgaaaacctttggtatggcaaaacaaaacccaaatgaaacaaaacaaaatgagaacaaaatcaAACCCCATAAACAAGAGCAAAAGGCAAATGACAGGGCTGACTTAATTTGAGGTGATCTGATGGCTTCCGAAAAGaagctttttccctttttccccaaGCCCATGAAGTGCTTACTTCCTGGTCCAGCAGCTGCTGGCCGATGCCCCTGAGTCTGGGTTGCAATGTCCCTGTCTGCTCCCGGGGATACATCTGGCTCTTTGGAATGATTCCTCCATGCCAGATGTCTGACAattccccctctcctgcctccctgatCTGACCTTGTTCTTGGGTGTTCATtaggtgagagaaaaaagaatgtggaagCTAAAGTTCCTATCAGCATGTCTGAGCTTTGCTGGAAAGCTCAGGTAGGAGGTGGCTCCTTATGTTCACACCGCTGGAATGTATAGGCAGGCTCACCGGCCTGGCCCCTGCCCTTGTTTGGGGCTTAGAAGGCAGACATCAGTTACCAAATGGATGGAACTCAAGGGGCTGGCCTGGCTTCCCAACGGGTGCAGAGAGAAGCACAAAAAATTTCAGGGGTGGTTGGGAACAGAAGATGTAAAGATGCCCTATCTTACATATGAGACAAGAACCAAGgctcagaaaagcaaaacaaggagCAGAGGGCCACAGGCTAGCTGTGGGCAGGATCAGGCCCCAAACCTGGTGCTCCcacatttcagagaaaagaagaacCTGCTGGCTGTTGCCGGTGTTTTTCTACAAAAATActagggagaaggggagtggggtctCATGGGAGTGATGGTCAGGCCTGCGCCCGGAGTGCTCCCATTTCAAGCCGTGTTGTGTTCCTCTGGTGTTACATGGATAAAATTAGATTCTGGGCAGAGAGATGCAGGAGAATCAGGAGCGGCTGTGTGTATCTGGGTCCAACTGTGCTCACATCTGCTTTCCAGCTCTGGAGCACGGAATGACTCCAGAGGGAAGCAaactggaggagggagagagagagggagggtatgtgtgtgtgaggggagaagggagaagaaagacaggaaatgagGATCAACACAGAGCCTGGAATGGTGGGAAAGAGCCTATTTCGGGGGGTGTCTGGCAGCCTTTTTAAGGTAGACTCTTTTCAGGATGGTTTTCAGTGGAAGCTCCCGCCAGCTAAAGACTTAGGCTACGGGAACAAGAGCTGGCAAGAAGAGATGGCTTGGGGTGACCTTACTGGTCATCGTAAGAAAGTCAAAAACCCCAGCAGCCTTGTAAATAACCCCCAGGCAAGTGGCTTAGCTTACCAGCCTGCCTTGGAATGTCTGCTAGCCTTCCCATGTTGATCTGTGGTTGCTGGATTTTGGGGCTGGGTCTAGTTTTTTAGAGAATATCAAAGTCTAGGGGCAGCGGCTTTGGAAAACATGTGTCCAGGCCTACGGTCTTGTCTTAACCAACAGAGCAGAAAGGGACCCTTCAGCCCTCCTGACCAGTATGCATGGGGCCACGGGCAGGGGTGGTCACGTCTTGCCAGGTCACATTAAGGCCGATTCCCGTGAGGCCAATGACCTTCACCCTACCTGTCAGCACAGCCCAATCTTGATACCATCACGGTCTGCCGTGGTCCGAGACACCATCTGATGAGTGCCCACGTCCTTTGGGTCAATCCTGTTCCCACTGTGGGATACAGCTCAGAGCACTCATCCTGCCCAGAGCAGGGCCAGGGTTCCTAGGTGCGAGGAGCTGAGAAAGTGGTCCCCAGAGCCCACAGATATGGAACTGTCTGAAACTGGGTGAAATCACTACAGCTAAGCTGCTTCCAAAGCACCCAAAAACATTTTCTGTGAATAAGGCCCCCCCCTGGGAGGGTGCTGGCTGGCCTCAGAGCCCCAGAGCAGAGGGGACTGGAGGGCATGACCTGGTAGGGAAGAAGTGAGTGAAGCCCAAAGGCTTGAGTGTGCTTCCAGGACTGCCAAGGaagctccccactcccctccccacattCCCAAATGGGTTTCTCAGCTGGGAAATGCAATTAGGCCCTGCAAGCGGTGAGGGGCAGGAGAAGTAGGAGGCCTCTGACCTGGGCCTGGGCTCAGGCCTGGCTTCTGCCCTGGCTCTCACAACCCGGTGAGCCAGCCCCGCAGAGGGGAACAACATGGGCAGAGCCGGCATCTGGGGCCCCCGAGTGTTGAGCTGTGGGCAGCAGGGGCCGCCCGCCGGGACCTCAACAAGGCCTGCAGACGCCAGCGCTTCAGGTGGCCTGAGCTGTGTAGCATACCAGGCAGCCCAGACCAGACACAGAAAACCAAATTTAGATGTGCCGGACCCTCTTGGCAGACGCCTGGGTCTGGGATCGCACCACCAGCTGCAGGCGGAGCCAGGACCCCTATGTCCCCCTAGCCACAACGCTCTCCACGTCAACCTGTGTCGCCCTGGCTGCCACCATCTCTGCTCTCCACGTCCCCGGAGAGAAGCCGCAGGACGAGCGCTCTGGTCGAGCCATGCAGCTGAAGCAGCtgagcctgggctctgggggcaCCCACCTGCCCACGGCCGCCCCacagttggggaggggggcagagaaagCTCTTTATTCTGCTGAGGCTCCTACCTGATGTACCACCAGCCCTCCAGATTCTTCCGGATCACTTCCACAGTGACACCCTTCTCAAAGCCAATCTCGTCCTTGCTTTGGCTGGTGTAAGGCTGCACAGTGACATACTTCTCCTCTGCGGGGAGCGAAGCAGGGAGGCATGGTTATCTGAGGCTGGAGTGCAGGCCCCTCATTCCTGTCTTCTCCCACCCCGGCCTGGCCCTGCTTAGCCGGGGCCTCACCACTGCTCCCAGTGTGTGCAGAAGCCAGCCAGGGCCTCAGGTGGCCtggccctccccagcctcccagcctgaTAACAGCCACCAGGGTGCTGGTGCCGGGGTCCTCAGGGCTCCCAAAGCTCCCTGGGTGGAGGGCACAGCTAGCAGAACCTGCCCCTCATGGGGACTGAGCCAGTCAGTCCCTGGGATGTGTGGCAGCCCCTCGCCGGGGATGCGCTCCCCTGCTCTGAACATGCCACACTCCCATCCGTGCCCCAGACTGGCTCTCTGAGgccctctcccacctccaccccacaaGTCCTGCCTCTGTCTGACCTTCTGGCAGCTCTAGGGGCTCCTTGGTGAAGCCTCCTCTGACCACTAAACTGAACACCTCATCAGATCACTTTCCCCAGAGGACTATGGGGAAGATGTGTTCTACGGGAATGGTGACCTGTGTTTATGACAAGCATTCAGTGGCCAAAGGATCAAAGGCAGCCCTGGGTACAGTTTCCCAGAGCGCCGAGCAGGCAGGCATGCTGAGCTGACCACATAGCTTGGCAACGCCTGTCTGGGGAGCTGCCCGCAGGGTCCTGTGTGCACAGGAGCCTTGCTCAAGGACCCCCGGTACTGGGAAGGAT
Proteins encoded in this region:
- the SH3PXD2A gene encoding SH3 and PX domain-containing protein 2A isoform X1 — encoded protein: MLAYCVQDATVVDVEKRRNPSKHYVYIINVTWSDSTSQTIYRRYSKFFDLQMQLLDKFPIEGGQKDPKQRIIPFLPGKILFRRSHIRDVAVKRLKPIDEYCRALVRLPPHISQCDEVFRFFEARPEDVNPPKEDYGSSKRKSVWLSSWAESPRKDVTGADTNAEPMILEQYVVVSNYKKQENSELSLQAGEVVDVIEKNESGWWFVSTSEEQGWVPATYLEAQNGTRDDSDINTSKTGEVSKRRKAHLRRLDRRWTLGGMVNRQHSREEKYVTVQPYTSQSKDEIGFEKGVTVEVIRKNLEGWWYIRYLGKEGWAPASYLKKAKDDLPARKKNLAGPVEIIGNIMEISNLLNKKASGDKETPPAEGEGPEAPITKKEISLPILCNASNGSALGVPERSVSKLAQGSPAVARIAPQRAQISSPNLRTRPPPRRESSLGFQLPKPPEPPSVEVEYYTIAEFQSCISDGISFRGGQKAEVIDKNSGGWWYVQIGEKEGWAPASYIDKRKKPNLSRRTSTLTRPKVPPPAPPSKPKEAEEGPAGSAESQDSPLKLKYEEPEYDIPAFGFDSEPELSEEPTEDSGSGDRRPSQAHRPSPASSLQRARFRVGGSSEDVAPEEETIYENEGFRPCAEDALSARRSSRDSQSPGGSPLSLARKNSPRSGSPKSSSLLKLKAEKNAQAELGKNHSSASSSSITINTTCSSSSSSSSLSKNSGDLKPRSASDAGIRGTPPVGPKRDADLKAGLTSCARAKPSVRPKPFLNRAESQSQEKMDISTLRRQLRPTGQLRGGLKGSKSEDSELPPQTAFEGSSEGSRRGSADHITPPAATPPCPTKKGPEGQATSYTTCSAYQKVQDSEISFPAGVEVQVLEKLESGWWYVRFGELEGWAPSHYLVLGENEQPDPAGKEPDTVSPKNKQHEGKSDSLEKIEKRVQALNTVNQNKRATPPIPSKPPGGFSKTSAASAVKLRNGVRQVAVRPQSVFVSPPPKDNNLSCALRRNESLTATDGLRGVRRNSSFSTARSAAAEAKGRLPERAASQGSDTPLLPGQRNGIPVSPVRPKPIEKSQFIHNNLKDVYVSIADYEGDEETAGFQEGVSMEVLERNPNGWWYCQILDGAKPFKGWVPSNYLEKKN
- the SH3PXD2A gene encoding SH3 and PX domain-containing protein 2A isoform X3; the encoded protein is MLAYCVQDATVVDVEKRRNPSKHYVYIINVTWSDSTSQTIYRRYSKFFDLQMQLLDKFPIEGGQKDPKQRIIPFLPGKILFRRSHIRDVAVKRLKPIDEYCRALVRLPPHISQCDEVFRFFEARPEDVNPPKEDYGSSKRKSVWLSSWAESPRKDVTGADTNAEPMILEQYVVVSNYKKQENSELSLQAGEVVDVIEKNESGWWFVSTSEEQGWVPATYLEAQNGTRDDSDINTSKTGEEEKYVTVQPYTSQSKDEIGFEKGVTVEVIRKNLEGWWYIRYLGKEGWAPASYLKKAKDDLPARKKNLAGPVEIIGNIMEISNLLNKKASGDKETPPAEGEGPEAPITKKEISLPILCNASNGSALGVPERSVSKLAQGSPAVARIAPQRAQISSPNLRTRPPPRRESSLGFQLPKPPEPPSVEVEYYTIAEFQSCISDGISFRGGQKAEVIDKNSGGWWYVQIGEKEGWAPASYIDKRKKPNLSRRTSTLTRPKVPPPAPPSKPKEAEEGPAGSAESQDSPLKLKYEEPEYDIPAFGFDSEPELSEEPTEDSGSGDRRPSQAHRPSPASSLQRARFRVGGSSEDVAPEEETIYENEGFRPCAEDALSARRSSRDSQSPGGSPLSLARKNSPRSGSPKSSSLLKLKAEKNAQAELGKNHSSASSSSITINTTCSSSSSSSSLSKNSGDLKPRSASDAGIRGTPPVGPKRDADLKAGLTSCARAKPSVRPKPFLNRAESQSQEKMDISTLRRQLRPTGQLRGGLKGSKSEDSELPPQTAFEGSSEGSRRGSADHITPPAATPPCPTKKGPEGQATSYTTCSAYQKVQDSEISFPAGVEVQVLEKLESGWWYVRFGELEGWAPSHYLVLGENEQPDPAGKEPDTVSPKNKQHEGKSDSLEKIEKRVQALNTVNQNKRATPPIPSKPPGGFSKTSAASAVKLRNGVRQVAVRPQSVFVSPPPKDNNLSCALRRNESLTATDGLRGVRRNSSFSTARSAAAEAKGRLPERAASQGSDTPLLPGQRNGIPVSPVRPKPIEKSQFIHNNLKDVYVSIADYEGDEETAGFQEGVSMEVLERNPNGWWYCQILDGAKPFKGWVPSNYLEKKN